The Flexibacter flexilis DSM 6793 genome window below encodes:
- a CDS encoding lipopolysaccharide biosynthesis protein, producing the protein MSVLKKLAGEAALYGISSILGRMLNYLLVPFYTALFVPSEYGVITNLYAYVAFFNVVYTFGMETTYFRFAARHPDKAQDYYEKAFTIVSLISLSVSAWLIWWSAPLSKVIHCEDCSFYISALAITMAADGLSAIPFARLRLEKNAKKFVTVRMASIFLNVAFNILFLYFGKKMASGHWGSGLETLGHWLYRPEIGVGYVFLSNMLANLLALVLLRRELILANFNIDLEAFKRMFQYGYPIMLMGLAGMVSEMLGRLTLEYWLPEGFYKGHSTQAALGIYGACYKLSIFMQLAIQAFKYAAEPFFFSQASDKNAPTLFADVMKWFIVACMLIFVVINLNINWIAPIFLRQPAYLEGINVVPVLLLANMFLGVYYNLTTWFKLSDKTHYGSILSIGGAAATVLLNFLLIPLAGYMGSAVATMLCYGGMAVVCYWLGQKYYPIPYDLRAALFHIGLGVLIVGMSWETRQWPLGMHIFASLVLFLLFLGSIALTERNSLNAILARVRRMK; encoded by the coding sequence ATGTCTGTATTAAAAAAATTAGCGGGCGAGGCTGCTCTTTACGGAATCAGTAGCATACTCGGACGTATGCTTAATTATTTGCTTGTGCCTTTTTACACGGCACTGTTCGTGCCAAGCGAATACGGCGTAATTACGAACCTCTACGCCTACGTGGCGTTTTTCAATGTGGTTTATACCTTCGGCATGGAAACAACGTATTTCCGTTTTGCTGCACGCCACCCCGACAAAGCCCAAGACTATTACGAAAAAGCCTTTACCATTGTCTCACTCATCAGCCTGAGCGTTTCAGCTTGGCTGATTTGGTGGTCTGCACCTTTGAGTAAAGTGATTCACTGCGAAGATTGCAGCTTCTATATCAGCGCGTTGGCCATTACGATGGCCGCCGACGGACTTTCTGCTATTCCGTTTGCGCGGTTGCGATTGGAGAAAAACGCCAAGAAATTTGTAACCGTGCGCATGGCCAGTATTTTCCTGAACGTGGCATTCAATATCTTGTTTCTGTATTTTGGTAAAAAAATGGCTTCGGGACATTGGGGCAGCGGCTTGGAAACGCTGGGACATTGGCTGTACCGCCCCGAAATTGGTGTGGGTTATGTCTTTTTGTCGAATATGTTAGCCAATTTATTGGCTTTAGTATTGCTGCGCCGCGAGTTAATACTTGCCAATTTCAATATTGATTTAGAGGCATTTAAACGAATGTTTCAGTATGGTTACCCGATTATGCTCATGGGTTTGGCGGGCATGGTCAGTGAAATGTTGGGGCGGCTCACGCTGGAATATTGGTTGCCCGAAGGCTTTTACAAAGGCCACAGCACGCAAGCGGCATTGGGTATTTATGGGGCTTGTTATAAGCTCTCCATTTTTATGCAATTAGCGATTCAGGCATTCAAATACGCCGCCGAACCATTCTTTTTTTCGCAGGCTTCCGACAAAAACGCGCCGACTCTTTTTGCCGACGTAATGAAATGGTTCATTGTGGCTTGTATGCTTATTTTTGTTGTCATAAATCTGAATATCAACTGGATAGCTCCTATTTTCTTGCGCCAACCTGCATATTTGGAAGGCATTAACGTAGTACCTGTGCTGCTGCTGGCCAATATGTTTTTGGGCGTTTATTACAATCTCACCACATGGTTTAAGCTCTCGGACAAAACGCATTACGGTTCGATTTTGAGCATTGGCGGCGCGGCGGCAACCGTTTTGCTAAACTTTTTACTTATTCCGTTGGCGGGCTATATGGGTAGTGCGGTAGCGACAATGCTTTGTTATGGGGGAATGGCAGTGGTTTGTTATTGGCTCGGACAAAAATATTACCCTATCCCTTACGACCTTCGGGCGGCTCTGTTCCATATCGGTTTGGGTGTGCTAATAGTGGGCATGAGCTGGGAAACGCGCCAATGGCCATTGGGAATGCACATTTTCGCTTCTCTGGTATTATTTTTGCTGTTCTTGGGTTCAATTGCCCTGACGGAACGCAACAGCCTCAACGCCATTCTAGCGCGTGTGCGACGCATGAAATAA
- a CDS encoding tetratricopeptide repeat protein gives MTKFSKIGLAAAMLLFVATFAMYCTHAPESKEKAVATTDTVARQAHFVGKQTCISCHQDIYNSFQHTGKGKAFHRPSRNNVIEVFDNQAVFDKYKNLRYVAFWRDTNMLMAEFRLATNGKDTTHYREQKVDFVIGSGNQARSYLYQTPDNYFYEMPLTWYSHKKIWDLSPGYQNGNNTRFDRSIAQECMNCHNSDFTFVPESVNKFTAVGTGIGCEKCHGAGSEHVAFRQKSDNKLAKGHADHTIVNPARLSVQLQLDVCRQCHLEGTIVPKKGKKMTDFRAGEPLNKYWDVLIPVSNEKEQYGFASHAERLQQSQCFIQSAGKLNCTSCHNPHNPLSDNSLVSYNAQCKSCHSSSSEAHLPLCGRVAKTTDHNNCVGCHLAKSGTTDIPHVRSTDHFIRVLDKDKKTKKAKAPSLKGQVIFKNFSDTTISPRTLAIAYMDYYELTEANPLYLKKIAGFIDSLEPQQQLRYYSLSKKALPQNYLQIQPQNLSDGLEAVYLAELRQRSGLSALPYFDKAFELLPDNLNLLFSAASAYTEAGNHAKAIALYDQILKRKPYHADALTNKGFLLMTLGQNEQALKLTEQAMVADPNYTLAYENRINILLQVGELAKAKMYLEDLIKQNPKNQDYKDLRKKIVENM, from the coding sequence TTGACTAAGTTTTCTAAAATTGGATTGGCCGCAGCAATGTTATTGTTTGTGGCCACTTTTGCTATGTACTGCACGCACGCGCCAGAAAGCAAAGAAAAGGCCGTAGCCACAACAGACACAGTGGCGCGTCAGGCTCATTTTGTCGGGAAACAAACCTGCATTTCTTGTCATCAGGACATTTATAACTCTTTTCAACATACGGGAAAAGGCAAGGCTTTTCATCGGCCTTCGCGGAATAATGTGATAGAAGTATTTGATAATCAGGCAGTTTTTGATAAATATAAAAACCTGCGCTATGTAGCGTTTTGGCGTGACACCAATATGCTGATGGCTGAATTTCGACTCGCCACCAATGGCAAAGACACGACGCATTACAGAGAACAAAAAGTTGATTTTGTGATTGGCTCAGGCAATCAGGCGCGTTCTTATCTATATCAAACCCCTGATAATTATTTTTATGAAATGCCATTAACATGGTATTCTCACAAAAAAATATGGGATTTGAGTCCTGGTTATCAAAATGGAAATAACACGCGTTTTGATCGCTCTATTGCGCAGGAGTGCATGAATTGCCATAACAGTGATTTTACGTTTGTACCCGAATCGGTCAATAAATTTACGGCTGTGGGCACGGGCATAGGTTGCGAAAAATGCCATGGAGCGGGTTCGGAGCATGTGGCTTTTCGCCAAAAATCTGATAATAAATTAGCCAAAGGCCATGCTGACCACACGATTGTCAATCCTGCACGGCTTTCGGTGCAATTGCAGTTAGATGTTTGCCGCCAATGTCATTTGGAAGGGACGATTGTTCCCAAAAAAGGCAAAAAAATGACGGATTTCAGGGCAGGTGAACCGCTCAATAAATATTGGGACGTTCTAATTCCTGTAAGCAATGAAAAAGAGCAATATGGTTTTGCTTCGCATGCAGAGCGTTTGCAACAAAGCCAATGTTTTATACAATCGGCGGGAAAACTAAATTGTACGAGTTGCCATAATCCACACAATCCATTGTCCGACAACTCTTTAGTATCTTATAATGCGCAGTGCAAGTCTTGCCACAGCAGTTCGAGTGAGGCACATTTGCCTTTGTGCGGACGTGTGGCCAAAACCACTGACCACAATAACTGCGTAGGTTGTCATTTGGCAAAAAGCGGGACTACGGACATTCCGCACGTGCGTTCTACCGACCATTTTATTAGGGTTTTGGATAAAGACAAAAAAACGAAAAAGGCTAAAGCTCCAAGCCTCAAAGGACAAGTGATATTCAAAAACTTTTCGGATACTACGATTTCGCCGCGCACGCTGGCCATCGCCTACATGGATTATTATGAACTTACAGAAGCTAACCCGCTGTATTTGAAGAAAATAGCTGGTTTTATTGATTCGTTAGAACCCCAACAACAATTGCGGTATTATAGCTTAAGCAAAAAGGCTTTGCCTCAAAATTATTTGCAAATACAGCCTCAAAATTTGAGCGATGGCCTGGAAGCGGTCTATTTGGCCGAACTTCGGCAGCGTAGCGGCCTTTCGGCTTTACCGTATTTTGATAAGGCGTTTGAACTTTTGCCCGACAATTTGAATTTACTTTTTTCGGCGGCGAGTGCTTATACAGAGGCTGGAAATCATGCCAAAGCCATTGCGTTATATGACCAAATTTTAAAACGCAAGCCATATCACGCTGATGCTCTGACCAATAAAGGATTTTTGCTGATGACGCTTGGCCAAAATGAACAGGCTTTGAAACTAACGGAACAGGCAATGGTAGCAGACCCCAATTATACGCTTGCTTACGAGAATCGGATTAATATTTTGTTGCAAGTAGGGGAGTTGGCGAAGGCAAAAATGTATTTGGAGGATTTGATTAAACAAAATCCTAAAAATCAGGATTACAAGGACTTGAGAAAGAAAATAGTAGAAAATATGTGA
- a CDS encoding cold-shock protein, producing MKTGTVKFFNESKGFGFIVTDDSKQDVFVHVSGLIHQIRENDRVSFEIKEGKKGPNAINVSRI from the coding sequence ATGAAAACTGGTACAGTAAAATTTTTCAACGAGAGCAAAGGCTTCGGTTTCATCGTTACAGATGATTCTAAACAAGATGTATTTGTTCACGTAAGTGGCCTTATCCACCAAATCCGTGAGAACGATCGCGTTTCTTTCGAGATTAAGGAAGGTAAAAAAGGACCAAACGCTATCAATGTATCAAGAATCTAA
- a CDS encoding type 1 glutamine amidotransferase: MKPLRIHYFQHVAFEGLGNIETWALLRGHQLTATHFYAQDPLPDLANIDWLVVMGGPMGVYDEAQHAWLAAEKAFIRQAIDAGKTLLGVCLGAQLIAEVLGAKVHPNTQKEIGWFDIQATPQAAQNPVWASVPLTLKVFHWHGDTFELPPHTQHLAFSAACQQQAYAHENGKILGLQFHLEATEKLLQMMVENGQNELTAAPFVQTAAQIVEQHCVPENKKVLFDILDHLAQPFA, from the coding sequence ATGAAGCCGTTAAGAATCCATTATTTTCAGCATGTGGCCTTTGAGGGGCTTGGCAATATCGAAACGTGGGCGTTGTTGCGTGGGCATCAGCTCACGGCCACGCATTTTTACGCCCAAGACCCGCTGCCCGACTTGGCCAATATAGATTGGTTGGTGGTGATGGGTGGCCCGATGGGCGTGTACGACGAGGCGCAACACGCGTGGCTCGCCGCCGAAAAGGCGTTTATCCGTCAGGCCATTGACGCGGGCAAAACGCTGTTGGGTGTGTGCTTAGGGGCGCAACTCATTGCCGAAGTGTTGGGCGCGAAGGTGCACCCGAACACGCAAAAAGAAATTGGTTGGTTTGACATTCAGGCCACGCCGCAGGCCGCTCAAAATCCCGTTTGGGCAAGTGTGCCGCTTACGCTGAAGGTGTTTCATTGGCACGGCGACACGTTCGAGTTGCCGCCGCACACGCAGCATTTGGCATTTTCGGCGGCTTGCCAACAGCAGGCCTACGCGCACGAAAACGGCAAGATTTTGGGTTTGCAATTTCATCTGGAAGCCACCGAAAAACTGCTGCAAATGATGGTGGAAAATGGCCAAAACGAACTGACCGCCGCGCCGTTCGTCCAGACCGCCGCCCAAATCGTGGAGCAACACTGCGTTCCCGAAAACAAAAAGGTTTTATTTGACATTTTAGACCACTTGGCGCAACCGTTTGCCTGA
- a CDS encoding patatin-like phospholipase family protein: MEEYHNNSYADSLAAVYEEEVLAAHQKAFKVGNLTKKISLALQGGGAHGAFTWGVLEKILEDGRIEIEALCGTSAGAMNAVVVAYGLQSGGRQGAIDLLEKFWRKISRHQHFSLLQPSFIDKRLANGRLDYSPIYQMFDFYSMLFSPYQFNPMDYNPLRNTLLELIDFDKLKEFKALKLFVCATNVRTSRAKVFDISEMSVDAVLASACLPFLFKAVEIDGEHYWDGGYMGNPPIFPLIDGAESADILLIQINPIKIDKVPQSAEEIRDRVNTLSFNSSLMHEMRRVNFVQKMLADGYNMHGILRNLRIHNINPEAALGRLSVATKMNADWTFLQKLRRLGHAMAEDWLRDHFQDIGVTSSCDVKEIFL; the protein is encoded by the coding sequence ATGGAAGAGTATCACAACAATAGTTACGCGGACAGCTTAGCTGCTGTGTACGAAGAAGAAGTATTGGCTGCACATCAAAAAGCCTTTAAAGTAGGTAATCTCACAAAAAAAATTAGTTTGGCTCTGCAAGGAGGAGGTGCACACGGTGCATTTACGTGGGGCGTTTTGGAGAAAATCTTAGAAGATGGCCGCATTGAAATAGAAGCCCTTTGCGGGACGAGTGCAGGTGCAATGAACGCCGTGGTGGTGGCTTATGGCCTCCAATCTGGCGGACGACAAGGGGCAATAGATTTGCTGGAAAAATTTTGGCGAAAAATATCCAGACATCAGCATTTCAGCTTGTTGCAACCCAGTTTTATAGACAAACGCTTGGCAAATGGCCGCTTAGATTATTCGCCGATTTACCAAATGTTTGATTTTTACTCGATGCTGTTTTCTCCGTACCAATTCAATCCGATGGATTATAATCCACTGAGAAACACGCTTTTAGAACTAATAGATTTCGATAAGCTCAAAGAATTTAAGGCACTGAAATTGTTTGTTTGTGCTACGAATGTCCGCACGAGTCGCGCCAAAGTGTTTGATATTTCAGAAATGAGCGTGGACGCGGTGCTGGCTTCGGCTTGTTTGCCGTTTTTGTTCAAAGCCGTAGAGATAGATGGCGAACATTATTGGGACGGTGGCTATATGGGCAATCCGCCAATTTTTCCGTTGATTGACGGGGCGGAGTCTGCCGATATTTTGCTCATACAAATCAATCCTATCAAAATAGACAAAGTGCCACAAAGTGCGGAAGAAATTCGCGATCGCGTTAATACGTTGAGTTTCAATTCGAGCCTGATGCATGAAATGCGCCGCGTGAATTTTGTACAAAAAATGCTCGCCGATGGTTACAATATGCACGGAATATTGCGTAATTTGCGCATTCATAATATTAACCCTGAAGCGGCTTTGGGCCGTTTGAGTGTAGCTACTAAAATGAATGCGGATTGGACGTTTTTACAAAAACTCCGCCGCTTGGGTCATGCAATGGCCGAAGATTGGTTGAGAGACCATTTCCAAGATATTGGCGTTACCTCTTCTTGCGACGTGAAAGAGATTTTTTTGTAA
- the tnpA gene encoding IS200/IS605 family transposase has product MPNTYSQIYIQIVFAVKGRENLIKESFRDELEKYMSGIVSGKNQKLLAIYCMSDHTHLLIGLRPSMSVADLVRDIKSNSSAFISEKGFVKGRFAWQEGYGAFSYSKSQLDNVIHYILNQPIHHQKKTFRDEYIDFLQKFQIDYDEKFLFEWIV; this is encoded by the coding sequence ATGCCAAATACCTATTCTCAGATTTATATACAAATTGTTTTTGCTGTAAAAGGTAGAGAAAATTTGATAAAAGAGTCATTCCGTGATGAGTTGGAAAAATACATGAGCGGCATTGTTAGCGGCAAAAATCAAAAACTTTTAGCGATTTATTGTATGTCAGACCATACACATTTGCTGATAGGATTGAGGCCGTCTATGTCGGTAGCGGATTTGGTGCGCGACATCAAAAGTAATTCATCTGCTTTTATCAGTGAGAAAGGTTTTGTGAAAGGGCGATTTGCTTGGCAAGAAGGGTATGGAGCGTTTTCGTATTCCAAATCGCAGTTGGACAACGTCATTCATTATATTTTGAATCAGCCTATACACCATCAAAAAAAGACATTTAGAGACGAATACATTGATTTTTTGCAAAAGTTTCAGATTGATTATGATGAGAAATTTTTGTTTGAATGGATTGTTTGA
- the rimO gene encoding 30S ribosomal protein S12 methylthiotransferase RimO: MKTKGLVKNKVNIVTLGCSKNLVDSEQIYTQLKANAFEVEHEAKKDNANIVIINTCGFIDNAKQESIDTILRYADAKNEGKIDKLYVTGCLSHRYKDDLEREIPTVDAYFGSNELPRLLKTLKADYKHELIGERLITTPSHYAYLKIAEGCDRPCSFCAIPLMRGKHESQPMEVLVQQTKNLAKNGTKEIILIAQDLTYYGLDLYKKRNLADLLAQLSDVEGIEWIRLQYAYPSGFPLDVLDIMRERPNICNYLDMPLQHGSNNMLKLMRRGITREKTEELVATIREKVPNIALRTTLISGHPNETDADFQEMYEFVEKMRFDRLGIFNYSHEENTHSYSMPDNVPAEVKQERSDAIMELQQGISMDLNEAKIGQTFKVLFDRKEGGYFIGRTEFDSPEVDNEVLVSADKYYVRKGDFAQVRITDATEFDLYGEVL; this comes from the coding sequence ATGAAAACTAAAGGATTAGTAAAAAATAAAGTAAACATTGTTACTTTAGGTTGTTCCAAAAACTTAGTAGATTCTGAGCAAATTTATACTCAACTCAAAGCCAATGCTTTTGAAGTGGAGCATGAAGCCAAAAAAGATAATGCTAACATCGTGATTATCAATACGTGCGGCTTTATTGACAACGCCAAACAAGAATCCATTGACACGATTTTGCGCTATGCGGATGCCAAAAACGAAGGTAAAATAGATAAATTATATGTAACGGGTTGTCTTTCACATCGTTATAAAGATGATTTGGAAAGAGAAATCCCGACGGTAGATGCGTACTTTGGGTCAAATGAATTGCCGCGTTTGCTCAAAACCCTGAAAGCTGACTACAAGCATGAACTGATTGGGGAGCGACTCATCACGACACCTTCGCATTATGCGTACCTGAAAATTGCCGAGGGCTGCGACCGTCCGTGTTCATTTTGTGCAATTCCGCTCATGCGCGGCAAGCACGAATCGCAACCCATGGAAGTGCTGGTGCAACAAACCAAAAATTTGGCCAAAAATGGCACAAAAGAAATTATTCTGATTGCCCAAGACCTCACGTATTACGGTTTGGATTTGTACAAAAAACGTAATTTGGCGGATTTGTTGGCGCAACTATCTGATGTAGAGGGGATTGAATGGATTCGTTTGCAATATGCTTATCCGTCGGGCTTCCCGTTGGATGTGTTGGATATTATGCGCGAACGCCCCAATATTTGCAATTATTTGGATATGCCTTTGCAACATGGCTCAAATAATATGCTAAAACTTATGCGTAGAGGTATTACGCGCGAAAAAACGGAAGAATTGGTAGCGACGATTCGCGAAAAAGTACCAAATATTGCGCTGCGTACTACCTTGATTTCGGGGCACCCGAACGAAACAGATGCCGACTTCCAAGAAATGTACGAGTTTGTGGAAAAAATGCGATTTGACCGTTTAGGTATTTTCAATTATTCGCACGAAGAAAATACACATTCGTACTCGATGCCCGACAACGTGCCCGCCGAGGTGAAGCAAGAGCGTTCGGATGCCATCATGGAATTGCAACAAGGTATTTCGATGGATTTGAACGAAGCTAAAATCGGCCAAACTTTCAAAGTGCTATTCGATCGCAAAGAAGGCGGCTATTTCATTGGTCGCACGGAATTTGATTCGCCAGAGGTTGATAATGAGGTGCTTGTAAGTGCAGATAAATATTATGTACGCAAAGGAGACTTTGCTCAAGTGCGCATTACGGATGCTACGGAATTTGATTTGTACGGAGAAGTACTATAA
- a CDS encoding toxin-antitoxin system YwqK family antitoxin, whose protein sequence is MTKQLKFIVFFIIFGFSAKSQVVVRTFHKDKPSALREEYGIVSATDSTRNGHYNRYYEGGAKAVEGYFRAGKKDSTWTEFYENGQKKITTLYINGQKNGTFTTYSPKGSILEKAYFKNDKLSDSLITYYADGRLKSRGFFVRDSIEGLAKEYYQSGIIKQEISYLRGRPNGISKEYYPNGKLHIEAEYVNGKLSGTFKTYYESGQLDTESYNQNGSKNGGFKTYAPNGQLVQDGNYKNGDLHGEIKAWYGTGVQRSVLQYNKGTREGKALYFYRSGKLKDEYRFSNKEKDYSLKHYHDTTGFLAQETEYKNKQPFGSWKNYYPNGKIQKEEHYNELGKLHGNKYLYDSTGRKQAKEIFVNGLKVGTFETYFPASGKVESQTIYVNNRRQGEFKAWHESGKVHITGQYLADTQHGKWLYTTEEGKIYRIEQYRRGNKVSSKDYVQKTK, encoded by the coding sequence ATGACAAAACAACTGAAATTTATTGTATTTTTTATTATTTTTGGTTTTTCGGCTAAAAGTCAAGTCGTAGTTCGAACTTTTCACAAAGACAAACCCAGTGCCTTGCGCGAAGAATACGGCATCGTTTCGGCCACCGACAGCACCCGCAACGGCCATTACAACCGTTATTACGAAGGCGGCGCGAAAGCCGTAGAAGGCTATTTCAGGGCAGGCAAAAAGGACAGCACTTGGACGGAATTTTACGAAAATGGCCAAAAGAAAATCACAACTCTGTACATCAACGGCCAGAAAAACGGTACATTTACCACTTATTCGCCCAAAGGTAGCATCTTAGAAAAAGCGTATTTCAAGAACGACAAACTCAGTGATTCGCTTATTACCTATTACGCCGATGGTCGCCTGAAAAGCAGAGGATTTTTTGTGCGCGATTCGATAGAAGGTTTGGCCAAAGAATATTATCAAAGTGGCATTATCAAACAGGAAATCAGTTATTTACGAGGCAGACCCAACGGCATTAGCAAAGAATATTATCCGAACGGAAAATTACACATCGAAGCTGAATACGTGAACGGAAAGCTGAGCGGTACATTCAAAACGTACTACGAAAGTGGACAGCTCGACACGGAATCATACAACCAGAATGGCAGCAAAAACGGCGGCTTCAAAACCTACGCACCTAACGGCCAACTCGTGCAAGATGGCAATTACAAAAACGGCGATTTGCACGGCGAAATAAAGGCTTGGTACGGCACAGGCGTACAGCGAAGCGTTTTGCAATACAACAAAGGTACACGCGAAGGAAAAGCCCTATATTTCTATCGGTCGGGCAAGCTCAAAGACGAATACCGTTTTTCTAACAAAGAAAAAGATTACAGCCTCAAGCATTACCACGATACTACGGGCTTTTTGGCACAAGAAACCGAATACAAAAACAAACAGCCATTTGGCAGTTGGAAGAATTATTACCCCAACGGAAAAATACAAAAAGAAGAACATTACAACGAGTTGGGCAAGCTGCATGGCAACAAATATTTATACGACAGTACAGGCCGCAAGCAAGCCAAAGAAATATTTGTAAATGGCTTAAAAGTAGGCACTTTTGAAACGTATTTCCCTGCATCGGGCAAGGTGGAAAGCCAAACTATTTATGTAAACAACCGCCGCCAAGGAGAATTTAAGGCGTGGCATGAAAGTGGAAAAGTACATATTACGGGACAATATTTGGCCGACACACAGCACGGAAAATGGCTGTACACGACCGAAGAAGGCAAGATTTACAGGATAGAGCAATACCGACGCGGCAACAAAGTTTCTTCTAAGGATTACGTACAGAAAACCAAATAG
- a CDS encoding SGNH/GDSL hydrolase family protein encodes MKSNKIYNLSLAAAVAMAAVACEPKLDAPTPSKGDADFSHYVALGNSLTAGYADGALYKSGQVAGYANMIATQMKAAGGGEFKIPYIKDENGIGSFSTTYPYGMPRLALAAKADCKGVTSLSPSPVGYPYNATQFSEYLSLNGQTGPFNNLGVPGAKSYHLGVSGYGNAAGIAVGTANPFYARFATSSTSSVIQDALAQSPTFFTLWIGNNDILGYATSGGQGNANPGMNPATYGSNDITPTAVVKASIEGYVQALKASAKAPKGVLAGVPDVLSTPYFNTVKWNGLALTDANTVAALNTAYASLISAGIVTKFVVGNNPFIIADVSSPAGFRSIKSTEYLILTTPSDSIKCKGWGSQKPIPASYVLDATEVSNVSTTITSYNDAIKGLATTYGLAYVDAYTLVKNIAVKGYTADGVTTTTTFASGGAFSLDGVHLTPRGNAIIANAFIEAINAKYGSTLSPVDAAKYNGVVFPK; translated from the coding sequence ATGAAATCAAACAAAATATATAATCTTTCGCTTGCGGCTGCTGTGGCAATGGCTGCTGTGGCTTGCGAACCAAAATTAGATGCCCCAACGCCAAGCAAAGGTGATGCAGATTTTTCGCATTACGTAGCATTAGGCAACTCACTTACTGCGGGTTATGCTGATGGTGCTTTGTACAAATCTGGTCAAGTGGCTGGCTATGCCAATATGATCGCTACGCAAATGAAAGCTGCGGGCGGTGGAGAATTTAAAATCCCTTACATCAAAGACGAAAATGGGATTGGTAGTTTTAGTACGACTTATCCTTATGGTATGCCACGTTTGGCTTTAGCAGCTAAAGCTGACTGTAAAGGTGTTACCTCACTGTCTCCGTCTCCAGTTGGCTATCCATACAACGCAACGCAGTTCAGCGAATATTTGAGTCTAAACGGACAAACTGGTCCTTTCAATAACTTGGGCGTTCCTGGTGCTAAATCTTATCATTTGGGCGTGAGCGGTTACGGTAATGCAGCGGGTATCGCAGTAGGTACAGCCAATCCATTTTATGCGCGTTTTGCTACGTCTTCTACGTCTTCTGTAATTCAAGATGCGTTAGCGCAATCACCTACGTTCTTTACTTTGTGGATTGGTAACAACGACATCTTAGGTTATGCGACTTCTGGTGGTCAAGGTAATGCTAATCCAGGTATGAACCCTGCTACTTATGGCTCTAACGACATTACGCCGACGGCGGTTGTTAAAGCCTCTATTGAAGGATATGTTCAGGCATTGAAAGCGAGTGCTAAAGCTCCTAAAGGTGTTTTGGCTGGTGTGCCTGATGTGCTTTCTACGCCATATTTCAATACCGTAAAATGGAATGGCTTGGCTCTTACAGATGCTAATACTGTAGCAGCTCTTAACACAGCTTATGCGAGCCTTATCTCTGCTGGTATCGTTACTAAATTTGTGGTGGGTAATAACCCTTTTATTATTGCTGATGTAAGTTCGCCTGCTGGATTCCGTTCGATCAAAAGCACTGAATATCTTATCCTAACTACACCTTCAGATAGTATTAAGTGTAAAGGTTGGGGTTCACAGAAACCAATTCCTGCTAGCTATGTGCTTGATGCAACGGAAGTTAGTAATGTTTCTACTACAATTACAAGCTATAATGATGCCATTAAAGGTTTGGCTACTACTTATGGCTTGGCTTATGTAGATGCTTATACTTTGGTAAAAAATATTGCTGTGAAGGGTTATACCGCTGATGGTGTAACTACTACGACTACGTTTGCAAGCGGTGGCGCATTTAGCTTAGATGGCGTACACCTTACACCTCGTGGCAATGCCATTATTGCCAATGCATTTATTGAGGCCATTAACGCTAAATATGGTAGCACATTATCGCCTGTAGATGCTGCAAAATACAATGGTGTTGTTTTCCCTAAATAA